AGTTAGAGATATAGTAAACTTTCCCTGTGACGAATGTAGCACTCGTTTTGCTGGCTGGGTAGAAGAGTTTAACCCAGAACCTTACTTGGATAAAAAACAAGCTAGAAGGGTAGACCCATTCATAACCTATGCTGTGGTTGCAGCCAAGAAAGCTATAGCTATGTCGGGATGGGATAAAAATAATCTTCCTGCGGACAGAGAGCGATGTGGAGTCATTATCGGTTCTGGGATGGGAGGGTTAGGAACCTTAGACGATGGCGCTCA
This is a stretch of genomic DNA from Chlamydiifrater phoenicopteri. It encodes these proteins:
- a CDS encoding beta-ketoacyl synthase N-terminal-like domain-containing protein produces the protein MGKKRVVVTGMGVVSALGNDVESFYEQLLNGVSGVRDIVNFPCDECSTRFAGWVEEFNPEPYLDKKQARRVDPFITYAVVAAKKAIAMSGWDKNNLPADRERCGVIIGSGMGGLGTLDDGA